In a single window of the Silurus meridionalis isolate SWU-2019-XX chromosome 8, ASM1480568v1, whole genome shotgun sequence genome:
- the LOC124389740 gene encoding uncharacterized protein LOC124389740, producing the protein MAAREQRWLLRSMRLHQGTCAYIKACAEGYRFNFVTFRAPCDACFFLVLLKHCLWCLEQPTCPLGKRCHHLPRKWFRFPPEKDEFVWETDADPFRPVIDILHHADMFSPDGMWLDSIQNSVYDLPAGLQLITRIFHVRRAITLVQSFGVPARSLGAPRTHSFLFTDFVMQSTFVTYYTITFCGYVLWTTEPAKHRDWNCRPILSRKCHTIGTDSMVFSSRPHGGGLRFHDEVWSSLKSHSSISAPLPHWIRRLSPIP; encoded by the coding sequence atggcagctcgTGAACAAAGGTGGCTTCTGCGAAGTATGCGTCTACATCAAGGCACGTGTGCGTacatcaaagcatgtgctgaggggtatcgcttcaACTTTGTCACCTTTAGAGCTCcctgcgatgcttgttttttccttgttcttctaaagcattgcctgtggtgcctggagcagcccacctgtcctttaggtaaaCGGTGCCATCATTTACcccgtaaatggttcaggtttcctccagaaaaggatgaattcgtttgggaaactgatgcggacccgttcagaccggtgattgacattctgcaccacgctgacatgttctccccagatggaatgtggctagattccatccagaactctgtctatgatcttcctgcaggacttcagctgatcacccgtatctttcatgtgcgtagggctattacccttgtccaatcgtttggagttcctgcccgCTCGCTGGGTGCTCCGAGaactcacagttttctgttcacggacttcgtcatgcaaagcacctttgtaacgtactacaccatcaccttctgtggctatgttctatggacaactgaaccagcgaaacatcgtgattggaattgtcgtcctatccttaGTCGCAAATGTCACACAATCGGAACAGACTCAATGGTATTCTCATCAAGACCTCACGGTGGTGGTTTGAGGTTTCACGATGAGGTGTGGTCTTCACtgaagtctcacagttctatatctgctcccctgccgcactggatcagacgACTATCACCCATTCCATAG
- the LOC124389742 gene encoding eukaryotic translation initiation factor 4 gamma 3-like isoform X2 — MSRPKQTRLLVLTTPNRLERISQSSLSSSLTLNLEPVSTTVENSSVSFVIVEHLASAETPADEIEAQEAEPPKNEPEPSSEDESNDGVLSPVEVPNNNTMHKLEMENKRIQYSRDFLLSIQFMPNCMQTPEGLPSIPDVVLHKCNQNKLPPDPQGLSSRDSNISNIPARNESNCFSQ, encoded by the exons ATGAGCCGGCCGAAACAGACACGGCTCCTCGTCCTGACGACTCCCAATCGCTTAGAGAG gatAAGCCAGAGCTCGCTTTCCAGCAGTCTGACTTTAAACCTTGAGCCAGTCTCAACCACAGTCGAGAATTCCAGTGTGTCTTTTGTGATTGTGGAGCATCTGGCTTCAGCagaaacaccagcagatgagatCGAAGCGCAGGAAGCCGAGCCGCCGAAGAATGAACCCGAGCCCAGCTCTGAGGATGAAAGCAACGATGGGGTCCTTTCACCTGTCGAAGTGCCCAACAACAACACCATGCACA AGCTAGAGATGGAGAATAAGAGGATACAATATAGTAGAGACTTTCTTTTGAGCATCCAGTTCATGCCTAATTGTATGCAGACGCCAGAGGGGCTTCCATCCATACCTGATGTGGTGCTACACAAG TGTAACCAAAATAAGTTGCCACCGGACCCACAGGGGCTCAGCTCCAGAGACTCAAATATCTCAAATATTCCAGCAAGAAATGAAAGCAACTGTTTCA GCCAGTAA